The following coding sequences are from one Microbacterium wangchenii window:
- a CDS encoding GNAT family N-acetyltransferase: protein MTALHRYLVVRELVPRDADRAAELLGVGMSDNPIHRVVYGNSERARERRHAAIMRTMLSRSRLRMEGAFRGDDLVAVAGWAPPGSCRPAGGERARLTLTAMRMGPRAASRLVAWQSAWAGHDLEEAHVHLGPVAVDAGMRRQGLGTLLLLRHTAALDAVGAVGYLETDRPEAVPFYTGFGYVVVAEENVLGVPCWFLRRPASH from the coding sequence ATGACCGCGTTGCACCGTTATCTCGTGGTTCGCGAGCTCGTTCCACGCGACGCCGACCGCGCCGCCGAGCTGCTCGGTGTCGGCATGTCCGACAACCCCATCCATCGCGTCGTCTACGGGAACAGCGAGCGCGCGCGAGAGCGCCGTCATGCCGCGATCATGCGGACGATGCTCTCGCGGAGCCGGCTCCGGATGGAGGGAGCATTCCGCGGAGACGATCTGGTCGCCGTCGCGGGATGGGCGCCGCCCGGATCATGCCGGCCGGCGGGCGGCGAGCGCGCGCGGCTGACGCTCACCGCGATGCGGATGGGGCCGCGGGCCGCCTCCCGCCTGGTGGCCTGGCAGTCGGCCTGGGCCGGACATGACCTGGAGGAGGCGCACGTGCACCTCGGGCCGGTCGCCGTCGACGCCGGCATGCGCCGGCAGGGCCTGGGAACGCTCCTGCTGCTCCGGCACACCGCCGCCCTCGACGCCGTCGGTGCGGTGGGCTACCTCGAGACCGACCGCCCGGAAGCGGTGCCGTTCTACACCGGATTCGGCTACGTCGTGGTGGCGGAGGAGAACGTCCTGGGCGTCCCGTGCTGGTTCCTGCGGCGGCCGGCGTCGCACTGA
- a CDS encoding response regulator, with protein sequence MTSVVLVDDQDLVRAGLRALLTRDTGIEVVAEAGDGRSGIEASVRYRPDVVLMDLRMPRMDGIAATRAIRGDERLARTRVVVLTTFDDDADIVEAIRAGASGYLLKNAPADDLRDAVERAGRGEWLLSPSVTQRVMKLVAAGQAAPSPDPRLAFLSAREIDVLTRIGHGDTNEEIAAVLHLSPATARTYVSRILAKMGARDRPELVVIAHRSGLVLD encoded by the coding sequence GTGACCTCGGTCGTGCTGGTCGATGACCAAGACCTGGTGCGCGCGGGGTTGCGAGCGCTGCTGACGCGGGATACCGGCATCGAGGTCGTGGCCGAGGCGGGCGACGGGCGGTCGGGCATCGAGGCGTCCGTGAGATACCGCCCCGACGTGGTCCTGATGGACCTGCGGATGCCGCGCATGGACGGCATCGCCGCCACCCGGGCGATCCGGGGCGACGAGCGCCTGGCCAGGACCCGCGTGGTCGTGCTCACGACCTTCGACGACGACGCCGACATCGTCGAGGCCATCAGGGCCGGGGCCAGCGGGTACCTGCTGAAGAACGCGCCCGCCGACGACCTGCGTGACGCCGTCGAGCGGGCGGGACGGGGGGAGTGGCTGCTGTCGCCCTCGGTGACGCAGCGCGTGATGAAGCTCGTCGCCGCGGGGCAGGCCGCCCCCAGCCCCGATCCACGGCTGGCGTTCCTCAGCGCGCGCGAGATCGACGTGCTCACGCGCATCGGGCACGGCGACACGAACGAGGAGATCGCCGCCGTGCTGCACCTGAGCCCGGCCACCGCACGCACCTACGTCAGCCGCATCCTCGCCAAGATGGGCGCGCGCGACCGGCCGGAGCTCGTCGTGATCGCCCATCGCTCGGGCCTCGTCCTCGACTAG
- the merB gene encoding organomercurial lyase, whose amino-acid sequence MSLSPEHEALRRTVYDSFAARGRPPDDDELRTSTGRSAQWREEGLRVLENAHHIVRERGRIVLAHPFASRDFGFSVKGAHTLWWGGCAWDAFAIPQLVDREPRALVATVCPACATAHAWVVDRQAPPPGDQVVAFPVPAARAWDDVIRTCSLQRAFCGAACVESWSARSGVPVETVVDIPTLWRLARHWYDGRLDSPYQRRDITASARYLREVGMPSSYVASLRERM is encoded by the coding sequence GTGTCCCTGAGCCCCGAGCACGAAGCGCTGCGTCGCACCGTGTACGACTCGTTCGCCGCCCGTGGTCGCCCACCGGACGACGACGAGCTCCGCACGTCGACCGGCCGCTCCGCACAGTGGCGGGAAGAAGGGCTCCGCGTGCTCGAGAACGCCCACCACATCGTCCGGGAACGAGGCCGCATCGTCCTGGCGCACCCGTTCGCGTCGCGCGACTTCGGCTTCTCGGTGAAGGGTGCGCACACGCTGTGGTGGGGTGGCTGCGCGTGGGACGCGTTCGCGATCCCCCAGCTCGTCGACCGCGAGCCGCGCGCGCTGGTGGCCACGGTGTGCCCGGCCTGCGCCACGGCACACGCGTGGGTCGTCGACCGGCAGGCACCTCCGCCGGGGGATCAGGTGGTCGCCTTCCCCGTCCCCGCCGCAAGGGCGTGGGACGACGTCATCCGCACCTGCAGCCTGCAGCGCGCCTTCTGCGGGGCGGCGTGCGTGGAAAGCTGGAGCGCGAGGTCGGGCGTACCGGTCGAGACCGTCGTGGACATCCCCACGCTGTGGCGGCTGGCACGGCATTGGTACGACGGGCGGCTGGACTCGCCGTACCAGCGACGCGACATCACCGCCTCGGCACGCTACCTCCGGGAGGTCGGCATGCCCTCGAGCTACGTCGCATCCCTGCGGGAGCGGATGTAG
- a CDS encoding HD domain-containing protein produces the protein MTRPDRPHGVGAATATATPRVTAFGWTPLMQAAWNSVRAEEEEAIFHHSVRVYLLALAQAPEIGARPDPEALFLACIFHDYGTAPDEPGPERFEVEGADAAARFLTEAGWDAARIDEVWQAIALHTTPGIAERRGPIPLLTRLGVRADFGGGTVSPAIRRDVEHEYPRLEIERVLADAVVRQALDRPEKAPSGSWAGAMRAAFLADPTRPGLNPAF, from the coding sequence ATGACACGACCCGACCGCCCGCACGGCGTGGGCGCCGCGACCGCGACCGCGACGCCGAGGGTCACCGCCTTCGGTTGGACTCCGCTGATGCAGGCGGCGTGGAATTCCGTCCGCGCCGAGGAGGAGGAGGCCATCTTCCACCACAGCGTCCGGGTCTACCTCCTCGCGCTGGCACAGGCCCCCGAGATCGGCGCGCGCCCGGACCCCGAGGCCCTGTTCCTGGCCTGCATCTTCCACGACTACGGAACCGCCCCCGACGAACCGGGTCCGGAGCGGTTCGAGGTCGAGGGAGCGGATGCCGCAGCCCGGTTCCTCACGGAGGCCGGCTGGGACGCCGCGCGCATCGACGAGGTGTGGCAGGCCATCGCCCTGCACACCACGCCCGGCATCGCCGAACGGAGGGGACCGATCCCCCTTCTCACGCGGCTGGGCGTGCGGGCCGACTTCGGCGGAGGCACCGTCTCTCCGGCGATCAGGCGCGACGTCGAACACGAGTATCCGCGCCTGGAGATCGAGCGCGTGCTGGCCGACGCCGTCGTGCGCCAGGCCTTGGACCGACCGGAGAAGGCACCCTCCGGCTCGTGGGCCGGGGCGATGAGAGCGGCCTTCCTGGCCGATCCCACTCGCCCCGGCCTGAACCCTGCCTTCTGA
- a CDS encoding sensor histidine kinase, whose product MSRTAVDVQDAAAQPAPWVLDVLLAAAVTLTISLIIASNAGGGASTGWAYLWAIGLGAVLLLRRQHPVLVVVVSVVGVLAYHAAGNTPIGVAVPIAAAVFSAASLGWTWVSAAGSAAILVVSVGYRLAEGQDPAFVVLYELPREAILLAGAIAFGYSVRSRRLLRRQAEEIARLTAERYARAADQRVMAERLALARDLHDTVGHSLTVIGLHTQVAQEALPADERAVARALRTISDTTADTFADLRRTVAGLRSDEPAARSPRALSDLETAIAPARQAGLEVSVAVSVPTKLAPVVETAIYRVVQESITNVVRHADARGVAVDIHEEEEGPSVSVAVVDDGRGEPGVAGAPGNGIIGMRERVALLGGTFTAGPEDSGFAVRARIPLEVTS is encoded by the coding sequence ATGTCGCGCACCGCCGTCGACGTGCAGGACGCGGCCGCCCAGCCGGCGCCGTGGGTGCTCGACGTGCTCCTGGCAGCGGCGGTGACCCTCACGATCTCCCTCATCATCGCCTCGAACGCCGGGGGAGGTGCGTCCACGGGCTGGGCGTACCTGTGGGCGATCGGTCTGGGTGCCGTCCTGCTCCTGCGGCGGCAGCATCCCGTGCTGGTGGTCGTGGTCTCGGTGGTGGGGGTGCTGGCCTATCACGCGGCCGGGAACACCCCCATCGGGGTGGCGGTCCCCATCGCCGCGGCGGTCTTCTCCGCCGCGAGTCTCGGCTGGACGTGGGTGTCGGCCGCCGGGTCGGCGGCCATCCTCGTCGTCTCCGTGGGCTACCGGCTGGCGGAGGGGCAGGATCCCGCTTTCGTGGTGCTCTACGAGCTGCCGCGGGAGGCCATCCTGCTGGCCGGGGCGATCGCGTTCGGCTACAGCGTGCGCTCTCGGCGCCTGCTGCGGCGGCAGGCGGAGGAGATCGCACGGCTCACCGCGGAGCGCTACGCGCGCGCCGCCGACCAGCGCGTGATGGCCGAACGCCTCGCGCTCGCGCGGGATCTGCACGACACGGTCGGGCATTCGCTCACCGTCATCGGTCTGCACACGCAGGTCGCGCAGGAGGCGCTCCCCGCTGACGAGAGAGCCGTCGCGCGCGCCCTGCGGACGATCTCCGACACCACGGCCGACACGTTCGCCGACCTGCGCAGGACCGTCGCCGGCCTGCGCAGCGACGAACCCGCCGCGCGCTCGCCCCGCGCCCTTTCCGATCTGGAGACGGCGATCGCCCCGGCCCGGCAGGCGGGCCTGGAGGTGTCGGTGGCCGTGTCGGTGCCGACGAAGCTCGCGCCGGTCGTGGAGACGGCGATCTACCGCGTCGTGCAGGAGTCCATCACCAACGTCGTGCGCCATGCCGATGCGAGAGGAGTGGCCGTGGACATCCATGAAGAAGAAGAGGGACCCTCGGTGTCGGTCGCCGTCGTCGACGACGGCCGCGGGGAGCCCGGCGTTGCAGGCGCGCCGGGCAACGGCATCATCGGGATGCGCGAGCGGGTCGCCCTGCTGGGCGGGACGTTCACCGCGGGCCCGGAGGATTCCGGCTTCGCCGTCCGTGCGCGCATCCCGCTGGAGGTGACATCGTGA
- a CDS encoding multicopper oxidase family protein, with protein sequence MRTRPARSASRRRRSLLGPALLAGATVLTAVATVTACSVLPSFPSSGPAFVPDGPPSFETALPIPPLAESEVVDGVRVFSLTAQEGSQQLLRDDRTTPTWGFNDDFLGPTLRAQQGEEVAVEVQNDLPEATTVHWHGMHLPPAMDGGPHQMVEPGTQWRPTWRIDQEAATLWYHPHPHGSTEDHVVRGLAGMFLIDSAEEQDFGLPSEYGVDDIPVIVQDKKFLDDGQFQLDAQGNEVGLLGDVVLTNGAWGAVLDATTERVRLRLLNGSSARTYDFGFEDRRPFALVATDGGLLEAPSETDHVRLSPGERAEIVVSVEAGTEAMLQSFPPDLGDVVLPSAYGGEDTFDVLRVRAAPTLAASPPLADRFADIPRLDAADADTERSFEVQNREINGRRMDMNRIDEVMQVDSTEVWEVTNRDLFPHNWHVHDVQFQVLDIDGAPPPPELLGWKDTIYLEPRRQYRIIMRFEDYADDEQPYMIHCHLLLHEDEGLMSQFIVTRGEPSRDGGRVGSGGHATH encoded by the coding sequence ATGAGAACCCGCCCTGCCCGCTCCGCTTCCCGTCGCCGCCGCAGCCTCCTCGGCCCGGCGCTGCTGGCGGGTGCGACCGTGCTCACCGCTGTGGCGACGGTCACCGCGTGCTCGGTCCTCCCCTCCTTCCCCTCCAGCGGCCCCGCGTTCGTGCCGGACGGGCCGCCGTCGTTCGAGACGGCACTGCCCATCCCCCCACTGGCCGAATCCGAGGTCGTCGACGGCGTGCGCGTGTTCTCCCTGACGGCCCAGGAGGGGTCGCAGCAGCTCCTGCGCGATGACCGCACCACTCCGACGTGGGGGTTCAACGACGATTTCCTCGGACCCACCCTGCGGGCGCAGCAGGGCGAGGAGGTGGCCGTGGAGGTGCAGAACGACCTTCCCGAGGCCACCACGGTGCACTGGCACGGCATGCACCTGCCACCGGCGATGGACGGCGGCCCGCACCAGATGGTGGAGCCGGGCACTCAGTGGCGTCCGACGTGGCGCATCGATCAGGAGGCGGCGACGCTCTGGTACCACCCGCATCCCCACGGCAGTACGGAGGACCACGTGGTGCGCGGGCTGGCGGGCATGTTCCTCATCGACAGCGCGGAGGAGCAGGACTTCGGCCTGCCCTCCGAGTACGGCGTCGACGACATCCCCGTCATCGTCCAGGACAAGAAGTTCCTCGACGACGGGCAGTTCCAGCTCGACGCGCAGGGGAACGAAGTGGGTCTGCTCGGCGACGTCGTCCTCACCAACGGAGCCTGGGGCGCCGTCCTGGACGCCACCACCGAGCGGGTGCGGCTACGGCTGCTGAACGGATCGAGCGCCCGCACGTACGACTTCGGATTCGAAGACCGCCGCCCCTTCGCCCTCGTCGCCACGGACGGCGGGCTGCTGGAGGCCCCCTCCGAGACCGACCACGTCCGCCTCTCCCCCGGCGAGCGCGCGGAGATCGTCGTGTCGGTGGAGGCGGGCACCGAGGCGATGCTCCAGTCGTTCCCGCCGGATCTGGGCGATGTCGTCCTGCCCTCCGCGTACGGCGGCGAGGACACGTTCGATGTCCTCCGCGTGCGCGCGGCGCCGACCCTCGCCGCATCGCCGCCGCTGGCCGACCGGTTCGCCGACATCCCCCGACTGGACGCCGCCGACGCGGACACCGAGCGCAGCTTCGAGGTGCAGAACCGCGAGATCAACGGCCGGCGCATGGACATGAACCGCATCGACGAGGTGATGCAGGTCGACTCGACCGAGGTGTGGGAGGTCACCAACCGCGACCTGTTCCCGCACAACTGGCACGTGCACGACGTGCAGTTCCAGGTGCTCGACATCGACGGCGCGCCGCCCCCGCCCGAGCTGCTCGGCTGGAAGGACACGATCTACCTGGAGCCGCGCCGGCAGTACCGCATCATCATGCGGTTCGAGGACTACGCCGACGACGAGCAACCGTACATGATCCACTGCCACCTCCTCCTCCACGAGGACGAGGGGCTCATGTCGCAGTTCATCGTGACCCGCGGAGAGCCCAGCCGCGACGGCGGCAGGGTCGGCTCCGGCGGTCATGCCACGCACTGA
- a CDS encoding LysE family translocator, producing MNAPTLLAFVVAATVAIAIPGPTVLLALANGSRYGTRRAMFGMLGAVASDVVLVVAVGVGLGALLLASETAFSIVKWIGVAYLVFLGFRMLIARGSLLQGDPAADPRGSRHALFLKSFLVAVTNPKGYLFVGALLPQFIIPTAPPLGQYVLIGIVFCALDFAIMLGYALLGAQAIRLLKRRGAVWIERVCGAILLGLAAWLAASRRAPA from the coding sequence ATGAACGCCCCGACTCTCCTCGCGTTCGTGGTCGCGGCGACGGTGGCCATCGCCATCCCGGGACCCACGGTCCTGCTGGCCCTGGCCAACGGCTCGCGTTACGGCACGCGCCGTGCGATGTTCGGGATGCTGGGGGCCGTGGCCTCGGACGTCGTCCTCGTCGTCGCGGTCGGGGTGGGGCTCGGAGCGCTCCTGCTCGCGAGCGAGACCGCGTTCTCGATCGTGAAGTGGATCGGCGTCGCATACCTCGTCTTCCTCGGCTTCCGCATGCTGATCGCTCGAGGCAGCCTCCTCCAGGGCGACCCGGCTGCCGATCCGCGCGGTTCGCGGCACGCGCTCTTCCTCAAGAGCTTCCTCGTCGCGGTGACCAATCCCAAGGGCTACCTGTTCGTCGGCGCGCTGCTGCCGCAGTTCATCATTCCCACCGCGCCCCCGCTCGGGCAGTACGTGCTCATCGGGATCGTGTTCTGCGCGCTCGATTTCGCCATCATGCTCGGCTACGCGCTTCTCGGCGCGCAGGCGATCCGTCTGCTCAAGCGGCGCGGGGCGGTGTGGATCGAACGCGTCTGCGGAGCGATCCTGCTGGGCTTGGCGGCCTGGCTCGCCGCCTCCCGACGTGCGCCGGCGTGA
- a CDS encoding TetR/AcrR family transcriptional regulator, with protein sequence MSAARDRWLDEGLRVLAEEGAAGLRIDRVAARIGLSKGSFHHHFDGAEAYKRAVLECFEHLCIDALDDAIAGQGDSDADAGPREILARLTALIQPHDAGLYRPQLEVAVRAWATTDAEARTVQARVDEARVRALQSVWRPLVHSDAQAHAAALLPYLVAVGGAMAMPPVGAEELQGVFELLLPLVPDAPGPAPQG encoded by the coding sequence ATGAGCGCTGCACGGGATCGCTGGTTGGACGAGGGCCTGCGCGTCCTCGCAGAGGAGGGCGCCGCGGGGCTGCGCATCGATCGGGTCGCGGCGCGCATCGGGTTGTCGAAGGGCTCGTTCCACCACCACTTCGATGGCGCCGAGGCCTACAAGCGTGCCGTGCTCGAGTGCTTCGAGCACCTGTGCATCGACGCACTGGACGATGCCATCGCCGGACAGGGCGACTCGGACGCCGACGCCGGGCCGCGCGAGATCCTCGCGCGGCTCACCGCGCTCATCCAACCGCACGATGCGGGCCTGTATCGCCCGCAGCTGGAAGTCGCGGTGCGCGCCTGGGCGACCACCGATGCGGAGGCGCGCACCGTTCAGGCGCGCGTCGACGAGGCACGCGTCCGCGCACTGCAGAGCGTGTGGCGTCCGCTGGTGCACAGCGATGCGCAGGCGCACGCCGCCGCGCTGCTGCCGTACCTGGTCGCAGTCGGCGGGGCCATGGCGATGCCGCCGGTCGGCGCGGAAGAGCTTCAGGGCGTGTTCGAGTTGCTGCTGCCGCTCGTTCCCGACGCACCGGGCCCTGCTCCCCAGGGGTGA
- a CDS encoding winged helix-turn-helix transcriptional regulator, with protein sequence MSAPDDQCGVNVVLALVGSKWKPTILWRLAEGDHRFAELRRSVGAVSEKVLAEQLRELERDGLVSRTEYDGFPRRVEYRLTGAGRELDAMLEPVGEWGHRFAASPQPQAAGAGGA encoded by the coding sequence ATGAGCGCCCCAGACGATCAGTGCGGAGTGAACGTCGTCCTCGCCCTCGTCGGCTCGAAGTGGAAGCCGACGATCCTGTGGCGCCTCGCCGAGGGCGACCACCGGTTCGCCGAGCTGCGCCGCTCGGTGGGCGCCGTCTCGGAGAAGGTGCTCGCCGAACAGCTCCGTGAGTTGGAGCGGGATGGGCTCGTCTCGCGCACCGAGTACGATGGCTTCCCGCGCCGGGTGGAGTACCGGCTCACCGGTGCCGGCCGAGAACTCGACGCGATGCTCGAGCCCGTGGGCGAGTGGGGGCACCGTTTCGCGGCGTCGCCACAGCCGCAGGCCGCGGGAGCCGGCGGCGCATGA
- a CDS encoding NAD(P)-dependent oxidoreductase, with amino-acid sequence MNTNGIPPVIAVLGLGPMGAAIARASAAAGHQVVAWNRTRRTAPELGLPGDVAVADTPVEAVAAAGIVIVCVRDHAASGALLAEIAPAAGDRVVLNVSSGTPEDTVASARDAAGRGIRYVTGAVMVPTPLVGTADCAVLYAGASEDRGALAPVMAALGGTSDVLGDDHAVPAALDLAMLDLYFVGIYTHLHATALAGTFGIDPGRFLPYARSAVATVGESLADLTDAVVRRRYDSGQARLDMCLAFLDRIVQTSRDAGIDPAAAALVRDASARAMARWPGGTDWDVVAEDLLGAPRT; translated from the coding sequence ATGAACACCAACGGAATACCGCCAGTCATCGCGGTGCTCGGCCTGGGACCGATGGGTGCGGCCATCGCACGCGCCTCGGCCGCGGCAGGGCATCAGGTCGTCGCGTGGAACCGGACGCGTCGCACCGCGCCGGAGCTGGGCCTGCCCGGCGACGTCGCGGTCGCGGACACACCCGTGGAGGCGGTCGCGGCGGCCGGCATCGTCATCGTGTGCGTCCGCGACCATGCGGCCAGCGGTGCGCTCCTGGCCGAGATCGCACCGGCGGCGGGCGACCGCGTCGTGCTGAACGTCTCCAGCGGAACACCCGAAGACACCGTGGCGTCGGCACGGGATGCGGCCGGCCGGGGCATCCGCTACGTCACCGGAGCCGTCATGGTGCCCACGCCACTGGTCGGCACGGCGGACTGTGCCGTGCTCTACGCCGGTGCATCCGAAGACCGGGGTGCCCTCGCGCCGGTGATGGCCGCCCTGGGCGGCACCAGCGACGTCCTCGGCGACGACCACGCCGTTCCCGCGGCGCTGGATCTGGCGATGCTCGACCTCTATTTCGTCGGCATCTACACGCACCTGCACGCCACCGCCCTCGCCGGCACATTCGGCATCGATCCCGGCCGGTTCCTCCCCTATGCGCGATCGGCCGTGGCGACCGTCGGCGAGTCGCTCGCCGACCTCACCGACGCCGTCGTGCGGCGACGCTACGACAGCGGCCAGGCGCGCCTGGACATGTGTCTCGCCTTCCTCGACCGCATCGTCCAGACCAGCCGCGACGCGGGGATCGACCCGGCCGCGGCCGCGCTGGTGAGGGATGCGTCCGCGCGTGCGATGGCCCGCTGGCCGGGCGGAACCGACTGGGATGTCGTGGCGGAGGATCTGCTCGGTGCCCCGCGTACGTGA
- a CDS encoding FAD-dependent monooxygenase, with amino-acid sequence MSSPLRPLRAVVAGAGIAGLAAANALVADGWEVEVLDRAPALPRGGTALGMWPAAMAVLDGLGVGDPVRSHAVQVRGGAILAPDGAKMGRIPATRSAHLVSRARLLETLHDALPAGTVRWSRPVEAGEHFPGADLVVAADGIHSRLRSGRWADAAARPLGTVAFRGVVPGHVDTVTETWGRGAMFGITPSSDAMVNWFACLHPDLVDPGASSPTALLRTVFASWHGSIARVLSAMADDAVDRRDLFDVHVPGRFVRGNLALVGDAAHAMAPNLGRGACESLLDVWALSRSIAADGVEAGLRRYDRMRRRRVQRIVTAARLVNRVATTQRLLPARTRAARLLLA; translated from the coding sequence GTGTCGTCACCGCTGCGCCCTCTCCGCGCCGTCGTGGCGGGCGCCGGCATCGCCGGCCTCGCCGCCGCGAATGCGCTCGTCGCCGACGGGTGGGAGGTCGAGGTGCTCGATCGGGCCCCCGCGCTTCCGCGCGGCGGGACGGCCCTGGGGATGTGGCCCGCCGCCATGGCGGTGCTGGACGGGCTGGGCGTCGGTGATCCGGTACGCAGTCACGCCGTCCAGGTGCGGGGTGGAGCGATCCTCGCGCCCGACGGGGCGAAGATGGGACGCATCCCCGCCACCCGGAGCGCGCACCTCGTCTCGCGCGCGCGGCTGCTGGAGACGCTGCACGACGCGCTGCCGGCGGGGACGGTGCGGTGGTCCAGGCCCGTGGAAGCCGGTGAGCACTTCCCCGGCGCCGATCTCGTGGTCGCCGCCGACGGCATCCACAGCCGGCTGAGATCCGGGCGCTGGGCGGATGCGGCGGCCCGGCCGCTGGGTACCGTCGCGTTCCGCGGAGTCGTGCCGGGGCACGTCGACACGGTGACCGAGACGTGGGGACGAGGCGCGATGTTCGGCATCACGCCGTCCAGCGACGCGATGGTGAACTGGTTCGCGTGCCTGCACCCCGACCTCGTCGACCCGGGGGCATCGAGCCCGACGGCGCTGCTTCGGACGGTCTTCGCATCGTGGCACGGGTCGATCGCGCGTGTCCTGTCCGCCATGGCCGACGACGCGGTCGACCGCCGCGACCTGTTCGATGTGCACGTGCCGGGACGGTTCGTGCGGGGAAACCTCGCCCTCGTCGGCGACGCCGCCCACGCGATGGCACCGAACCTCGGCCGCGGCGCGTGCGAATCGCTTCTGGACGTGTGGGCGCTGTCCCGGAGCATCGCCGCGGACGGCGTGGAGGCGGGGTTGCGGCGCTACGACCGGATGCGCCGCCGCCGCGTGCAGCGGATCGTGACGGCAGCGCGGCTGGTCAACCGCGTCGCCACGACGCAGCGGCTGCTGCCCGCGCGCACTCGCGCGGCCCGCCTGCTGCTGGCATGA
- a CDS encoding sulfite exporter TauE/SafE family protein: protein MDIPGAALLCVLAVLGAGLQRISGMGFALTVAPFAVVVAGPGGGIAVVNACSALLAAVLTVHLRQSIDLRRAAVLTCFGIVGVGAGALMARVVPGAWLEIVIGVLVIASILLVSRPRLPGARTRGGGTVGAGLASGFMSVTAGISGPPLALYAVATGWEPQRFAATVQPVFLVLGATSFATKVLVPRGALDGSVNGMLLAAVAAAALCGAALAGTLARIIRAAVARRILLLVSAVGGLLVLGRGAGDLLS from the coding sequence ATGGACATCCCCGGCGCCGCGCTCCTGTGCGTCCTCGCGGTCCTCGGCGCCGGCCTGCAGCGGATCTCCGGCATGGGATTCGCCCTGACCGTGGCCCCCTTCGCTGTCGTCGTGGCAGGACCGGGGGGCGGAATCGCCGTCGTCAACGCGTGCTCGGCCCTGTTGGCGGCGGTGCTCACGGTGCACCTGCGGCAGAGCATCGACCTGCGCCGGGCGGCGGTGCTCACGTGCTTCGGGATCGTGGGCGTCGGTGCCGGGGCCCTGATGGCACGCGTCGTCCCGGGCGCGTGGCTAGAGATCGTCATCGGCGTGCTGGTGATCGCGTCGATCCTGCTGGTCAGCCGTCCCCGGCTGCCGGGGGCGCGAACCCGCGGCGGCGGAACGGTCGGCGCGGGCCTTGCCAGCGGCTTCATGAGCGTGACCGCCGGGATCAGCGGTCCGCCGCTGGCGCTCTACGCCGTCGCCACTGGGTGGGAGCCGCAGCGCTTCGCCGCGACCGTTCAGCCCGTCTTCCTCGTGCTGGGCGCCACGTCGTTCGCCACGAAGGTGCTCGTTCCCCGCGGCGCTCTGGACGGATCGGTGAACGGGATGCTGCTGGCAGCCGTCGCCGCCGCCGCCCTGTGCGGCGCCGCCCTGGCCGGGACGCTGGCGCGCATCATCCGCGCCGCCGTGGCCCGCCGCATCCTGCTCCTCGTGAGTGCCGTGGGTGGCCTGCTGGTGCTCGGGCGCGGCGCTGGGGACCTGCTGTCCTGA
- a CDS encoding DoxX family protein, which yields MWSLPDPVWPVIVLAAIQLVDGLLCLRPAGFIARCFEGVKWPRRYWWLMPPIKFAAAAGLIAGIWIPYLGAVTSGALVLYFLVAATMHIRARYLGRDFYLNALGMLAICVATFVFCFAI from the coding sequence ATGTGGTCTCTGCCTGATCCGGTGTGGCCGGTCATCGTGCTGGCCGCGATCCAACTGGTCGATGGCCTCCTGTGCCTCCGACCGGCCGGCTTCATCGCCCGCTGCTTCGAAGGCGTGAAGTGGCCGCGCCGGTACTGGTGGCTGATGCCGCCGATCAAGTTCGCCGCCGCCGCGGGCCTCATCGCCGGGATCTGGATCCCCTACCTCGGGGCTGTCACCTCCGGCGCACTGGTGCTCTACTTCCTCGTCGCAGCGACCATGCACATCCGCGCACGCTATCTCGGGCGGGACTTCTACCTGAACGCGCTGGGGATGCTCGCCATCTGCGTGGCGACGTTCGTCTTCTGCTTCGCGATCTGA